The DNA segment ATGTAAAAGAAGCCCCTGATCCAAGTTGGAATTCATCGGCCCTAAACCTTCGATTCGGTTTCTATTTCGATAATAAATTTCCGTTGTGTCGCTTAACACCAAAATCGTTTCTTGTTTTTCAAGACGCTTTTTAGTCGCTCTGGAATGTGGAGCAATAATTTCATCCGGAGATACTTTCGGGTTCGAGAAAAAACGATAGGCGGCTTTTGTTCCCGACCAATTACCAAAAACATCAGGTAGGCTTGAGCACGTTTGGTTACACATCGATCCGATAATTTTCTTTAATCGTTTATTAAGTCTCTTGTCCCCCAAGCTAAGAGACAGAAATTCTTCTTCAATCCAATCTAAATCCGTTTCGAGCGTACTACTCCAATGTTTAGTGATCATCTTTAGGCCCAAGGAAAGAAAAGCAACAATGGCCTAAAAAAGCTAGTTTTTTTAACTTGTGGGTAAGGTTATGCTAAATCAGGGTGGGGGGCGGAAAGAATCGGGCAATTTTCCTCTATCACAATTGAACAAAATTCGCAAGCTCAAATTCTCTTCCATCTAATGTGGGAACTCCTACAAAAAAGAGTTTCCGGTGAACTTTCGCCCTTCAGGATTGTTCTACCTGGGACATAAATCCCACTCGGAGACTCCGATGTTAGCCCAAAAGCCAATCGTTTCACTTCTTGATCACAGCAAGGATCCATTCAATCTCGCAATCGCAACCGCGAGAACCTGTTATTCTTCCAAGGGAATCCTGCTCCCGAGCGATATGGTTGCATCCGAAAAATCCATCGAGATCCGAGATCGAGTCGCGAAGTCTACCAAAAAGGCCGGACATCTCACCACCCGTCAACATCCTCAGTTTATCTTCACGCTCGATAAAGTTTCGCGCCAGTTCGTATGGTCCTTTTTACATTCTCATCCATTTTATAACTCGGAGCAAGTATCTCAAAGATATGTGGAAGTCAAAAAGGAGAATTACTACGTTCCTCCCGGACTCAGCGGAAAACTTTTAGAATTGTATTTGGACGCAGTGGACTTCGCGAGCCAAGCCTACTTCTCTTACACCGAAGCATTACACCCGTTTATCCAGGAAGAATATTTTAATATCTACAAAGCAAGGGCCAATTATCCCGATAAATGGCAGGCTCCGATCAAGAAAAAATGTTTGGAAGTAGCGCGTTATCTGCTACCTCTCGGAACATATACTTATCTCTACCATTCCATCAACGGACTCACGTTACATCGTTATTATCGATTGATGAATTCGTATGACGTTCCCGAAGAACAAAGAACCGTGGTGACAGAGATGGTCGATCAGGTTCGTGCGGTGGATCCCCTCTACGCGGACGAGATGGACGATCCCCTGCCTCTCGAAGAAACGACCGAATACCGTTTTTTTGATTCCATGTTCGGAACGGGAAAAAGAGAATATCATCCGGAAACCGCGGGCGCCTTTGTAAAAGAATACGATTCCGAACTCGGAGGAAGATTTTCCAAGTTGGTATCCCATTCCTCCAATAGTCCCGAAATCTTGGCGCAGTCGGTTCGTTCTATATTAGGAATTCCTAAATCGTCTCTCGGCGATCAGGACGCGATCGATCTCGTATTGAATCCGGCGAAAAATAAACATCTGACTTCCACTCTCAACGAAAGCTCCCTGAGCCCGATCACGAGAGCGCTTTTTAACGTTCAATATTCTTTCCAAAAAAGAATTTCTCATACCGCTGACAGTCAGGATCAAAGACACAGAATGGTTCCGGGCGGAAGACCGGTGTTGATGTCGCAGTATGCGGGAACTCCGGATTACATCACCCCACTTGTGGTTCAAAAATATCCTCAGCTCAAAGAAAAATATGATTCCGATATGAATCAGATCTTCGAAAAGTTAAATCGATTCTTGGACGCGGGTGGTTCACCGGAATACGGAACGTATCTTTTACCGAACGCTTTCCCGATCCGTTTTTATGAAAGCGGGGATCTTCTCAATCTTCATCACAAATGGAGATCCAGAACCTGTTATAACGCGCAGGAAGAAATCTTCCAAGCATCCGTGGACGAACTTACGGATGTAATGAAAGTACATCCTCAGATCGCGAAGTGGATCAAGGCGCCTTGCTGGATCCGTCTCCAAGGCGAAGTAAAACCCTATTGCCCGGAAGGAGATCACTATTGCGGAACTCAGGTCTGGAAACGGGAACTGAACGAATATTCTCGGGTAATCTAAAATTCTTTCCGAAAACGATTCGGAAGTGTAGAATGGTCCAAGAAGTATGAAACTCACAGTGACCGAAAACAGAACGCAAGAACTCATTCGTTACAGAAGACAGATCCACAAACATCCCGAACTCCGTTATGAGGAAAATCAGACAGCGGGGTTTGTGATCGATCATCTCAAAGCCTTGGGACTTTCCTTTCAGGACAAAATCGCCAAAACGGGGGTGGTCGCGTTAGTCGATTCCGGAAAACCCGGCAAAACGCTGCTCGTTCGAGCGGACATGGACGCCCTCCCCATCTTTGAGGAATCCAAAGCGGAATACAAATCCGTGCACGACGGAGTCATGCACGCCTGCGGTCACGACGCTCATACCTCCATTCTCATGGGACTTGCGACCGATATCAAGGAAGACATTCAGTCCATTCTCCCCAAAGGAAAGGTTTTGCTCGTATTCCAACCCGCGGAAGAAGGCGGTCAGGGTGCGGACAAGATGATAGAAGAAGGTATATTAGAAAAATATAACGTAGATGCCGCCCTCGCGCTTCACGTCTGGAATCATATTCCGGTCGGAAAGGTCGGAGTCGTAGACGGTCCTATGATGGCGGCTGTAGACGAGTTTACGATTTCCATCACCGGAATCAGCGGACACGGAGCCATGCCTCAACACACGGTGGATCCGATCGTAGTAGGCGCGCATATCGTTACCGCCTTACAGACCATCGTTTCCAGAAATACAGATCCTTTGGATTCCTGCGTGGTGACAGTGGGAAGTTTTCATGCTGGAAACGCATTTAACGTAATTCCCGAAACGGCGGAGCTCAAAGGCACGGTAAGAACGTATTCCAAAAAAATGTTCAAAGAAGTGCCCGGCAAACTCGAACGGGTGGTCAATGGAATCGCCTCGACCTTTGGAGCCAAAGTCGACATTCGCTACGAAAGAACAAACCAGCCCACGATCAACGAGCCGTTTATGGCGAATGTTGTACGCAAAGCATCGTTGAACATTCTTGGACAAGATAGCGTAACCGAAGAACATACCAAATCCATGGGTGGAGAGGATTTTTCGGCTTTTTTGATGAAAGTGCCCGGATGTTATTTTTTTGTGGGATCTATGAACGAAGCAAAAGGACTCATTCATCCGCATCACAGCTCCAAGTTTGATATCGACGAGGATTCCCTAAGCATCGGGCTTTCCGTTTTAAAAGAAGCGATCCGGATTTATTTGGACGAATATTAGGATTTTAGCATAAGAATTTTAATCCGACTTGAATCGTGAATCGATGTTTTGGTCGTATCTGTATCCGGCCGATTTAGAGATCCTTGTTGAGACAAGCCGATTTACACGACCAGCTCCGAGTCACGTTTATCAATTTTTTCGGAATAAAACAAAAATTTTACAGGATTTTCGAACAACGATAAAACTTAAACACGCGAGGTGTGTTTTAGAAAAACGTTTAATCGGCTTCGAGCGAACTTCTTACCTGAAGAGCCTTTGCATTTTTAGGATCCAAATTGAGAGCTTTTTCGATCAAACCCTTCGCCCTTGGAAGTACATTCAATATTCTATATATATCTGCGAGATTAATCAGATTTTGGATATGTAAGGGATCCTGGAGATAGGCTCTTTCGCCAAGATCCGCAGCCTTTTGATATAACTTCAACATTTTGTAACACATAGAGGCGTAATATAAAAACTCGCTCGAGTCCGCATTGAAATCCAAAAGAGTTTCCCAATATCCGATCGACTTCGCATAGTCTCTTTCTTTGAGATAAAATCTTCCCAATATTTTTAGAACCGGTTCGCTTTTTGGATTGAGCTCGAGCGCCTTTTTTAAAGAATCCAAACCTTCAGAAACCCGGTTTGTCTGAAGTAATTCTTTTCCCTGTGATAAAATTTCTCGATACGAAGAATCCGAAAAGGAATCTGCAAAATTCGGAATCGCTTTTTGCGGATGATAGGTAATTTTTAAAAGCGTAAAGTCATCGACCAATCTTCCAAAATTCAGAATCCGCCCATACACTTCCCTCAAATCGCCGAGCCCCTCTTCCACTCTGCGTAAAAACTGATCCTGATCTTCGTTGATGATTCTATCTTCTTCCTTTCCAATCAAAAGATCGTCCCTTCCATCGGAACCGATAACGATCGTATCCCCAGGCAACATCCGGAATGTCTTGATCGTAAGATACTGCTCGTTTTCAGGAATTCCGATCTTTCTCAACGTAAGCTCCTCTTCGATATAAGAAGCTACCCCGTCCCTATACAAGACCGTCCAAGGATGTTCCGCATTGATATAATAGAGCAGTCCCGAGGATTCCTCGACCAAGCCCAACACGATCGAAATATACATCGAACCATCAAAGGATTCAAAGATTTTCTGAAGCTCCAAAAAAGCTTCTTTCAGCCAGCGTTCGGGGGATTTTTCTTTTTGAGAACCGATTCCGGATCTCGTAAGGATCGTGTTGAATACGGTCCCCATCACCAAAGCCCCGCCCGCTCCTTGGATGGATTTTCCCATCGCGTCTCCGTTGACAAAAACAACGTATTTTTTTCCGGACAACTCAACGTTACCCGAAATCAGAATGTCCCCACCAATCTCATACGTCTTCCCTTTGAACTCGAAGGACTTTTTCTGTTTTGTATAAAATTCGGTTTTTACGATCTCGCTCGTGTTCTTATTGGAAGAAAGAGGATTGATCAGAAGAGAGGTCAGAAAGTAATCCGCGTCCTGTTGCACCTTTAAACGGTTAACCTGTTCTAAGGATTGTTTCAGTTCTTCCGTTCTTTGCTCGACCTTTTTTTCAAGATCCTCGTTCAACTCCTCTACTTCCTCGTTTAAACGAACAAACTTATTGGCGAGTATTGTAGCAATGCTGAGAATAAAAAGCAAAAACGCATAACCCACAACCCTCGGAAACACGATGATGTTTCTGGCTCCTAATATATCCAAAACACCGGCTACAACGATCACTAAAACTCCGATCAGAATGAATAACGCATCCCTATCTTTTTGAGCGATTCTACGAATCAAATAATACAAAATGATCCCGATATAAAGAAGCCAGCCGTATTGAACCACGTGCTGATTTAGAAGATTGTAATAAAGCACGTTGTTCGAGAAAAAATAAAATATCGTAAAGCAGATATAAGATCCGTCCAAGATATTGAGAAATAAATTTCTTCGATATTTAAAATAAACCCGAATAAAATTAGCAAACACCGGAATCAAAACGGTCAGAATGATATATTCCATTTTTTTCATATGGATAAATTCGATTCCGAGATCGTATTTGATTTGATTTCTTAAAAATTGATACAAAAAAAATAAAATCGTAAACAAGCCATAGTATAAATTTTCCCGATCCGCTCGACGACGTATGTATAAAAAAAGAAAATATCCCCCCACCGTGAGATAGATCATTAACAAAAAAGTCTTAATATATTCCGCACGCAGAAGATCCTTAAGAATCACTACGCTGTCTCCGATCTCGGTTCGATCCTGTTCGATTCCGACCTCCTTTAGAAAAAATTTCTTAACCTGAATGACGAGAATGTTTTCCTGTCCTTTTCGGATCAGACCGTTTGGAATCTGATAAACTCGAATTTTATCATATGCTTGGGGAAGTGTCGAATTCATATCCCCGGTGCCACCAATCAACTGTCCATTTAGATACGCGCGGTCCTTATCATTGATCGTCCCCAAACGGATCGAAAGAGAAAGGGCCTTCCAATCCTTAGGAGCAATAAATTTTTTTATAATGGTAACTTTTTCGACCGACTCGTCCTTTAATTTATGAATACCGGGAACTTTGTATGTTTCAGATTGAAAAGGAAAATCTCTCTTCCCTTCGAGATAGGATAAGGAATAAGAAACCGGATCCAAGACGGAAGTGGTAATCTCCCAACCATGAGTTTTGCTGGAATCCAAACTAACAGGTATGTCAAAAGAAAGGATTTTTTGAACGGACTCCGCAAAGTTTGCCATCGGGAAAAAGAAAGAAAGGAGACACAGAAAAAAGATACAATTCCCGCTGTAACGTTTTGGAAAAGAATTTTTATAACGACGCGAATTTCGGATCAAAGAAGCTGTCGTTTTTTTAAAAAGCGAACCGCGGAAGGTATGAATCAAAACATAAAAACAATTCTTCCTAACAAAAATCGTTTTTGCTTCTAATTTTACCCTGAGGATGTGTCTTGCAATTTGCACTAATTCTAGTTTCGTTCCGACGACAGAACTCTATTTGTAAATTTTTGTGAATCGGGAAATAACATTTGTCACCGGACGGGAACCAAATTTTCTGCAAATGGATCGCGTCCGGAAGATTTCGAATCGCTGAAGTTTCTTAACCCGTAAAAACACTACAACTAACGTTTTATTTCGTCGTTAAGACAAGGAAAAAATTAGTTTTTTTCAAGTTCAAAAGTTTCGTTTTATAAAAAACGCAGTGTATTTCCGTGTAAAATGAAAATCACGTAAAAGACTATCGATTACGGATTAATTTTTTCTCGATTCGATCTCATCGATCTCTTTTGGGATCATTCGAGTCAAATTGACCGGAGTTTGCCCCTGAACAAGAACGTCGTCTTCAATCCGAATTCCGATTCCTCTATATTTCTCCGGAATTTCAGGGTCCGTAGGATCGAAATAAAGTCCAGGTTCGATGGTAATCACCTGGCCGTTCTCTAACTTTTTGGAGATCCCGTTCTGATAATACGTTCCAACATCGTGCACATCCATACCCAGATAATGACTGGTTCTGTGCATATAATATTTTTTGAATGTTTCTTTTTCTAAAATGAAATCAAGAGAACCTTTCAAAAGACCAAGATCCATCAAACCTTCCGAAAGAGTTCTTATCGCCCGATTGTGAATCGCGACAAATTCAACACCTTCTTTCGTATTAAAAACCGCCTCTTTTTGAGCCTTTAATACGATTTCATAAATCGCCCGTTGTTCCGGTGAGAATTTTTTTCCTACCGGAAAATTGCGAGTAACGTCCGCCGTATAATATCCTTTTTCAGCGCCACTATCCACAAGCACGATCTCACCTTCTTTTAACTGACAATCGTTAGACGTATAATGAAGAATCGTCGCATTTTTACCGGTGGCTACGATATGTCCATAACCACCGCCCCAAGCCCCGTGTTTTAGATATTCGGATTCCAAGATGGCTTCGAGTTCGTATTCATACATTCCTGGTTTGGATTCCCTCATCAATCGTTCGTGTCCGATAGAGGTAATTCTCGCAGACTCCTGAAGCGCGGAAATTTCATCGGGAGATTTGAACATTCTCATTCGATGCAAAAAATCCGGAGTCTCGATCCTTTTAGGACCGAATTTTCCTTCTCTGGATCTCTGATTGAGAGAATGAATCCACTCGATCAGTTTGGAATCTCGAGTCAGATTTCTTCCGAAAAAATGAAACAAGGTGTGTTGATTCAAAAGGATCGGATCCAATTGAGATTCCCATTCCGTTGTATCAAAGGATTCGTCCAAGCCGAGGAGTTCTTTCGCCTTGTTCTTACCGATCCGGATCCCGGTCCAGATCTCTTTTTCCTTGTCCTTTGGCAGAACAAAAATGGATTTATAAGAATTTTTTAATACAAGAATTCCGTCAGCCTCGTCAAGACCTGTAAGATAATAATAGTCAGAATCCTGACGAAACTTATATACAACATCCCGATTTCGGATCTGATAAGACGCGGCGAATACAAATAAAACTTCGCCTTCTTTTAACTTTTTCTGAACTTCGGAGATTCGATTTTGGTAGAGACTATGGCTCATGAAAACTTTCCTTTTTTAATTGGACTGCGTATTCAAACAATTGATCAGGATCTTGATCCCTCATACAACGAAAATGTCCTTCCGGACAAACCCTTCCACCGTGAATCCCGCAAGGTCTACAAGATAATCCATGAATTTCCGCAATGATCGAGGAGTCCGCCAACGGAGTATATCCGAAATCGGGAACGGTAGCACCAAAGACGGCTAACGTGGGAATGTTAAACGCAGACGCGAAATGAATCGGAGAGGAATCGTTGCTGATCATCAACGCCGATTTGGATACAAGAAAGGAAAGTTCCTGAAGACTTGTTTTTCCGGCGAGATTGATTGCGTAACCCGAGCCGACTTCCTCGCATAAATTCACGTCCGCCTTGGAACCGATGAGTACGATTTTTTTACCCGATTCCTTTGAGAGACGTTCGCCCAAGACCCTGAACTTGGATGCGGGCATTCTTTTTGTTTCCCAGACCGAACTCGGCGCCATGAGAATGTAATTCCCGGACTCCAAACCGTGTTCTTTCATGAGAACCCGGACTCTAAATACGGACTCCTCCTTCCAAAACAGTTCCGGACGTTTGGAAAGATCGGAATATTCTTCTTCTGTATAAATCAGCGAGAATAATTTTTCTACTTCGTGTTTGCCGCGTATCGGTCTCGGAATTTTTCGCGTGAGCAAAAAGGAAAAACCCGCGGTCTCGTATCCGATTTTCACCTTGGCGCCGCTCGCAAACCCCATGAGAGTGGAACGAAAGGAAAAATGAGGAAGCAGACAAAGCGTATAACGTTCTTTTCTCAAACTCCATAAAAAAGAGAAAAACTTCCAGAATGACTTTTTGAATTCTTTCTTATCGAGCGGGATCAGTCGATTTATATACGGATTGGCTTCGAGAACCGCTTCGGTTCCTTTGTTGACCACAACGGTTAGGTGAGAATCCGGATATTTTCGCTTTACTTCCCGGAAGAAGGAGGTCGTTAGAATCAGATCGCCTAAAAACGCGGTCTGGATTAGAAGTATCTTTTCATTCACTGTCAAATTCCATTCTATCTTTTGGAAAGAATCGTTGCAAAGTTATTCACACCCAATCCGCCTATGGAAAGTGCGAGACCGTTTTGAAAACGGTTTTCTTTATGAATCCACGTCTGTAACTCCGCAATCTGCGCGAGTCCTGAAACTCCGACCGGATGTCCTCTGGTTTTCAAACCGCCGGACGCGTTGATCGGCAATTGTCCGTCGGGATGAGTCTTGCCCTCTTTCACATAACGCAGCGCAGAGCCTTTCGGAAACAAACCCGCGTCCTCCGCACCGATCAGCTCGAAAGGAGTAAACGCATCGTGTAGTTCGGCAATTTGAATTTGTTCCGGCTTTATATCGGCCTCTTTGTAAGCGCCGCCGAACGCCGCAACGCTGGATGGAAAACTCAAAGCTCCCGGCGCCGAGGAAAGACTCCCGATCCCGTGTCCAACGCCTGTAATTTTCAGCTCTCTGGAGGAATTGGTTTTTTCGGAACTCAAAAGAACCGCACAACTTCCGTCGGAGAGTGGGGAAATATCGTAAAGACAGAGCGGACTTGTAAATAGAGGAGATTTAAAATATTCTTCTTCTGTAATATTCTTTCGAATATGCGCGTTTTCGTTTTTCAATCCGTTATCGTGCAGTTTTTTTGAAAGAGCATAAAGATCCTTTCGATCGTATCCGTATTCGTACAGATACCGCGTAGCGATCATCCCTCCACCTTGAGCCATCGACATTGCAAATCGCCTTTGATGTTCCGAAAGCACGCTTCCCAACAAAAGATTGTTCTCTTCTCTTTCGAGACGGCTCATCACTTCGGTTGCGATCACGATTCCCCTTTGAAACGCTCCCGATCTCAAAAGATAGACTGCGGCGTGTAAGGCGCTTGCTCCGCTAGAGGAAGCGGTTTCGGTTCGAATCGTAAAAAGATTTTTTAAACCCAGACTTTCCTTGATCCTTGCGGGAAGAAAGATCTCTCCCGTGTATTTTTCGGGAGCCATCGCCGCAAAAATCAGAAAC comes from the Leptospira sp. WS92.C1 genome and includes:
- a CDS encoding FAD-dependent thymidylate synthase, which produces MLAQKPIVSLLDHSKDPFNLAIATARTCYSSKGILLPSDMVASEKSIEIRDRVAKSTKKAGHLTTRQHPQFIFTLDKVSRQFVWSFLHSHPFYNSEQVSQRYVEVKKENYYVPPGLSGKLLELYLDAVDFASQAYFSYTEALHPFIQEEYFNIYKARANYPDKWQAPIKKKCLEVARYLLPLGTYTYLYHSINGLTLHRYYRLMNSYDVPEEQRTVVTEMVDQVRAVDPLYADEMDDPLPLEETTEYRFFDSMFGTGKREYHPETAGAFVKEYDSELGGRFSKLVSHSSNSPEILAQSVRSILGIPKSSLGDQDAIDLVLNPAKNKHLTSTLNESSLSPITRALFNVQYSFQKRISHTADSQDQRHRMVPGGRPVLMSQYAGTPDYITPLVVQKYPQLKEKYDSDMNQIFEKLNRFLDAGGSPEYGTYLLPNAFPIRFYESGDLLNLHHKWRSRTCYNAQEEIFQASVDELTDVMKVHPQIAKWIKAPCWIRLQGEVKPYCPEGDHYCGTQVWKRELNEYSRVI
- a CDS encoding amidohydrolase, whose protein sequence is MKLTVTENRTQELIRYRRQIHKHPELRYEENQTAGFVIDHLKALGLSFQDKIAKTGVVALVDSGKPGKTLLVRADMDALPIFEESKAEYKSVHDGVMHACGHDAHTSILMGLATDIKEDIQSILPKGKVLLVFQPAEEGGQGADKMIEEGILEKYNVDAALALHVWNHIPVGKVGVVDGPMMAAVDEFTISITGISGHGAMPQHTVDPIVVGAHIVTALQTIVSRNTDPLDSCVVTVGSFHAGNAFNVIPETAELKGTVRTYSKKMFKEVPGKLERVVNGIASTFGAKVDIRYERTNQPTINEPFMANVVRKASLNILGQDSVTEEHTKSMGGEDFSAFLMKVPGCYFFVGSMNEAKGLIHPHHSSKFDIDEDSLSIGLSVLKEAIRIYLDEY
- a CDS encoding SpoIIE family protein phosphatase, coding for MANFAESVQKILSFDIPVSLDSSKTHGWEITTSVLDPVSYSLSYLEGKRDFPFQSETYKVPGIHKLKDESVEKVTIIKKFIAPKDWKALSLSIRLGTINDKDRAYLNGQLIGGTGDMNSTLPQAYDKIRVYQIPNGLIRKGQENILVIQVKKFFLKEVGIEQDRTEIGDSVVILKDLLRAEYIKTFLLMIYLTVGGYFLFLYIRRRADRENLYYGLFTILFFLYQFLRNQIKYDLGIEFIHMKKMEYIILTVLIPVFANFIRVYFKYRRNLFLNILDGSYICFTIFYFFSNNVLYYNLLNQHVVQYGWLLYIGIILYYLIRRIAQKDRDALFILIGVLVIVVAGVLDILGARNIIVFPRVVGYAFLLFILSIATILANKFVRLNEEVEELNEDLEKKVEQRTEELKQSLEQVNRLKVQQDADYFLTSLLINPLSSNKNTSEIVKTEFYTKQKKSFEFKGKTYEIGGDILISGNVELSGKKYVVFVNGDAMGKSIQGAGGALVMGTVFNTILTRSGIGSQKEKSPERWLKEAFLELQKIFESFDGSMYISIVLGLVEESSGLLYYINAEHPWTVLYRDGVASYIEEELTLRKIGIPENEQYLTIKTFRMLPGDTIVIGSDGRDDLLIGKEEDRIINEDQDQFLRRVEEGLGDLREVYGRILNFGRLVDDFTLLKITYHPQKAIPNFADSFSDSSYREILSQGKELLQTNRVSEGLDSLKKALELNPKSEPVLKILGRFYLKERDYAKSIGYWETLLDFNADSSEFLYYASMCYKMLKLYQKAADLGERAYLQDPLHIQNLINLADIYRILNVLPRAKGLIEKALNLDPKNAKALQVRSSLEAD
- a CDS encoding aminopeptidase P N-terminal domain-containing protein, translating into MSHSLYQNRISEVQKKLKEGEVLFVFAASYQIRNRDVVYKFRQDSDYYYLTGLDEADGILVLKNSYKSIFVLPKDKEKEIWTGIRIGKNKAKELLGLDESFDTTEWESQLDPILLNQHTLFHFFGRNLTRDSKLIEWIHSLNQRSREGKFGPKRIETPDFLHRMRMFKSPDEISALQESARITSIGHERLMRESKPGMYEYELEAILESEYLKHGAWGGGYGHIVATGKNATILHYTSNDCQLKEGEIVLVDSGAEKGYYTADVTRNFPVGKKFSPEQRAIYEIVLKAQKEAVFNTKEGVEFVAIHNRAIRTLSEGLMDLGLLKGSLDFILEKETFKKYYMHRTSHYLGMDVHDVGTYYQNGISKKLENGQVITIEPGLYFDPTDPEIPEKYRGIGIRIEDDVLVQGQTPVNLTRMIPKEIDEIESRKN
- a CDS encoding glycosyltransferase family 9 protein; this translates as MNEKILLIQTAFLGDLILTTSFFREVKRKYPDSHLTVVVNKGTEAVLEANPYINRLIPLDKKEFKKSFWKFFSFLWSLRKERYTLCLLPHFSFRSTLMGFASGAKVKIGYETAGFSFLLTRKIPRPIRGKHEVEKLFSLIYTEEEYSDLSKRPELFWKEESVFRVRVLMKEHGLESGNYILMAPSSVWETKRMPASKFRVLGERLSKESGKKIVLIGSKADVNLCEEVGSGYAINLAGKTSLQELSFLVSKSALMISNDSSPIHFASAFNIPTLAVFGATVPDFGYTPLADSSIIAEIHGLSCRPCGIHGGRVCPEGHFRCMRDQDPDQLFEYAVQLKKESFHEP
- a CDS encoding thiolase family protein; amino-acid sequence: MSSSVFLVDSELSKFGKTELDYHSLSYQTAMRLLERNSEFDPQFLIFAAMAPEKYTGEIFLPARIKESLGLKNLFTIRTETASSSGASALHAAVYLLRSGAFQRGIVIATEVMSRLEREENNLLLGSVLSEHQRRFAMSMAQGGGMIATRYLYEYGYDRKDLYALSKKLHDNGLKNENAHIRKNITEEEYFKSPLFTSPLCLYDISPLSDGSCAVLLSSEKTNSSRELKITGVGHGIGSLSSAPGALSFPSSVAAFGGAYKEADIKPEQIQIAELHDAFTPFELIGAEDAGLFPKGSALRYVKEGKTHPDGQLPINASGGLKTRGHPVGVSGLAQIAELQTWIHKENRFQNGLALSIGGLGVNNFATILSKR